The following coding sequences lie in one Vibrio algicola genomic window:
- the lamB gene encoding maltoporin LamB has product MKTLKVCLTAAAVSSALLASSAMAVGVDFHGYMRAGTGVSAHGGANESYEKNKVGRLGNEDDVYGEIQLDTTPIKAGDSAEFIVSSMIAYGSDGSNGWESARDDDDGADVALAQFNVQAKGLFEFDKDATLWAGKRYYQRQDIHITDFYYWNTSGGAGGGIENVTVGPGKLSFAFMRDDSLGVDLDGTGNNNQNINVNNFDLRYAGLGLWQDASLELGVNYYMVNESDEQENFNVDTDDSVMLTAVVSQNNFFGGFNKTVFQFGTNGAASGMAGLGSGSWVPAVTDGDTGFRVINFGVIDMGSSWNLGHQVMYAQSSYDNSNKDDHTFANIVVRPIYNWSEIMKTEFEAGYFTEDNAWGSKGADNEGAKFTVAQAWSAGSGFWARPEIRVYASYVDDFKNDNRFGGDESSEVSVGIQAEAWW; this is encoded by the coding sequence ATGAAAACGCTTAAGGTTTGTTTAACAGCTGCTGCGGTATCCTCTGCTCTACTTGCGTCTTCCGCGATGGCAGTTGGCGTCGACTTCCACGGTTATATGCGTGCTGGTACTGGCGTAAGTGCCCATGGTGGTGCTAATGAATCGTATGAAAAAAATAAAGTGGGTCGTCTTGGTAACGAAGATGATGTATACGGTGAAATTCAATTAGATACCACGCCAATTAAAGCTGGTGATAGCGCTGAATTTATTGTGAGCTCTATGATTGCGTATGGCTCTGATGGTTCTAACGGCTGGGAATCAGCTCGTGATGACGATGATGGTGCCGATGTTGCATTGGCGCAATTTAACGTACAAGCCAAAGGTTTATTCGAGTTCGATAAGGATGCCACACTTTGGGCCGGTAAGCGTTACTACCAACGTCAAGACATTCATATTACTGACTTCTATTACTGGAATACTTCTGGCGGTGCGGGCGGTGGTATTGAAAACGTCACAGTTGGTCCTGGTAAATTATCATTTGCTTTCATGCGCGATGACAGCCTTGGGGTTGATCTCGATGGCACAGGCAACAATAATCAAAACATCAATGTTAACAATTTTGACCTTCGTTATGCTGGTCTAGGTCTATGGCAAGATGCGAGCTTAGAGTTGGGTGTTAACTATTACATGGTTAATGAATCTGACGAACAAGAAAACTTTAATGTCGATACAGATGACAGTGTCATGTTGACAGCAGTCGTTAGCCAAAATAACTTCTTCGGCGGCTTTAACAAAACCGTATTCCAATTTGGTACTAACGGCGCTGCATCAGGAATGGCTGGGCTAGGTTCAGGTAGCTGGGTTCCTGCTGTCACCGATGGCGATACTGGTTTCCGCGTGATTAACTTTGGTGTGATTGATATGGGTTCTAGCTGGAATCTTGGTCACCAAGTGATGTATGCACAAAGCTCTTACGATAATAGTAATAAAGACGACCATACTTTTGCCAACATTGTTGTGCGCCCAATCTATAACTGGTCTGAAATTATGAAAACTGAATTTGAAGCCGGTTATTTCACTGAAGATAACGCATGGGGCAGCAAAGGGGCTGATAATGAAGGTGCTAAGTTTACTGTTGCGCAAGCATGGTCTGCTGGATCTGGATTCTGGGCTCGTCCGGAAATTCGCGTCTACGCATCGTATGTAGATGACTTTAAAAATGACAATCGCTTCGGTGGGGATGAATCTTCTGAAGTATCCGTTGGTATCCAAGCAGAAGCATGGTGGTAA
- a CDS encoding NAD(P)-dependent oxidoreductase has translation MKVSFLGLGVMGFPMAGHLAQAGFEVSVFNRTHSKAQDWTSHYSGIAATTVEECVKDADVVLLCVGNDDDVRSMTTSQTGALGFMKTGAILVDHTTTSATLAQELLQAAQALNIEFMDAPVSGGQSGAENGVLTIMCGGEQALFDKLQPVFKAYGKSSVLMGEVGQGQRAKMVNQICIAGALRGLSEGLLLAQQSGLDIENLVDCLKNGAAGSWQMENRASTMAKDQYDFGFAIDWMIKDLGFSLDEAKKHGLNLAHTQQTFDNYVELAKAGDNRMDTSVLHKAVQKIAAK, from the coding sequence ATGAAGGTTAGTTTTCTCGGTTTAGGGGTTATGGGTTTTCCAATGGCTGGGCATTTAGCGCAAGCCGGATTTGAAGTTAGCGTTTTTAACCGTACTCATAGCAAAGCGCAAGATTGGACGAGCCACTATTCAGGTATAGCTGCCACCACCGTTGAAGAGTGCGTGAAAGACGCGGATGTGGTTTTGCTTTGTGTCGGTAACGATGATGATGTACGCAGTATGACCACCAGCCAAACCGGTGCGTTAGGTTTTATGAAAACGGGCGCGATTTTAGTGGATCACACCACCACATCGGCAACCTTGGCACAAGAGCTCTTACAAGCGGCTCAAGCCTTGAATATTGAATTTATGGACGCACCAGTATCTGGCGGTCAAAGTGGCGCTGAAAACGGCGTATTGACCATTATGTGTGGTGGCGAGCAGGCGTTATTCGACAAGCTTCAACCGGTATTTAAAGCTTATGGTAAGTCATCGGTATTGATGGGCGAAGTCGGTCAAGGTCAGCGGGCTAAAATGGTCAATCAAATTTGTATTGCTGGCGCATTACGCGGATTGTCTGAAGGCTTATTACTGGCTCAACAATCAGGCTTAGATATTGAAAACTTAGTCGATTGTTTGAAAAATGGCGCCGCAGGTTCATGGCAGATGGAAAATCGCGCCAGCACCATGGCCAAAGATCAATACGATTTTGGTTTTGCCATTGATTGGATGATCAAAGATTTAGGTTTTAGCTTAGATGAAGCCAAAAAACACGGCTTGAACTTAGCGCATACTCAGCAAACCTTTGATAATTACGTCGAACTTGCTAAAGCCGGTGATAACCGTATGGATACCTCGGTATTGCATAAAGCGGTGCAGAAGATCGCGGCAAAATAA
- a CDS encoding YebC/PmpR family DNA-binding transcriptional regulator encodes MGRSFEVRKASMAKTAGAKIKVYSKYGKEIYVAAKNGGADPDMNLSLKHLISKAKKDNVPAHVIEKALDKATGGGGEDFQPARYEGFAPGGASVIVDCLTDNGNRTFQDVRQCFVKTGAKIGSPGTVGHMFDHQAVFQFAGEDEEAVLEALMMADVDVTDIELEDGVITVFTPHTEFFKAKTALAEEYPDLVVDVEEITFVPQNHTPVTGEDAVKFQKFLDMLDDCDDVQQVYHNAELEEE; translated from the coding sequence ATGGGAAGAAGTTTTGAAGTGCGCAAGGCCTCAATGGCAAAAACTGCAGGCGCAAAAATTAAAGTTTATTCAAAATACGGTAAAGAGATTTACGTTGCCGCAAAAAATGGTGGCGCTGATCCTGATATGAATTTATCGCTTAAGCATCTTATTTCTAAAGCGAAGAAAGACAACGTTCCAGCGCATGTAATTGAAAAAGCATTAGACAAAGCCACTGGCGGCGGCGGTGAAGATTTCCAACCTGCACGTTACGAAGGTTTTGCTCCTGGTGGCGCTAGCGTTATCGTTGATTGCCTAACTGATAACGGCAACCGTACATTCCAAGACGTTCGTCAATGCTTCGTGAAAACCGGTGCAAAAATTGGTAGCCCAGGTACTGTTGGTCATATGTTTGATCATCAAGCGGTATTCCAATTTGCTGGTGAAGATGAAGAAGCAGTATTAGAAGCGCTAATGATGGCGGATGTTGATGTTACCGACATCGAATTAGAAGATGGTGTGATCACTGTTTTTACCCCGCATACTGAATTCTTTAAAGCGAAAACAGCGTTAGCAGAAGAATATCCAGATCTTGTGGTTGATGTCGAAGAAATCACTTTTGTGCCACAAAACCATACGCCAGTTACCGGCGAAGATGCGGTTAAATTCCAGAAGTTTTTAGACATGCTAGACGATTGTGATGATGTGCAGCAGGTTTACCACAATGCAGAGCTTGAAGAAGAGTAA
- a CDS encoding DUF3283 family protein: MSINLSLLPPAEKNKIELDKQASYFVWQLKQAKAGPELLFNEAEKIRDPDERVFFEQAIQKYKRIMGVA; encoded by the coding sequence ATGTCTATTAATTTATCTTTGCTGCCACCTGCGGAGAAAAATAAGATCGAGTTAGATAAACAAGCTTCTTATTTTGTTTGGCAATTAAAGCAGGCGAAAGCAGGACCCGAATTGTTATTTAACGAAGCGGAAAAAATCCGAGACCCTGATGAGCGTGTTTTTTTCGAACAAGCAATCCAAAAATACAAACGGATCATGGGCGTCGCATAA